A portion of the Pseudomonadota bacterium genome contains these proteins:
- a CDS encoding UbiA-like polyprenyltransferase, which yields MSTSDLTTTIKNILKKFHAEGFLRQLFNQVKVYLELVKFSHTIFALPFAFMGALLAAGGIPTAGQLFWILIAMVGARTGAMGCNRLLDYKVDSLNPRTKDRPLPAGQISLWQVFLLILISYGLFVFAASRLNHICFILSPYVIIILSFYSLAKRFTSYTHYILGFSLGMSPIGAWLAVSGNLSWPPVFLGLAVLCWVSGFDLLYALQDIEFDRKTGLFSLPVKLGIPATLKLAKRMHLIMLGLLFLVFLASPFLGWLYLSGLFIAAVLLYYEHGLISADDLSRIDAAFFTINGYLSVSLFLITTLDVLLFH from the coding sequence TTGTCAACCAGTGATTTGACGACAACAATCAAAAACATCCTGAAAAAATTCCATGCTGAAGGTTTTTTACGGCAGCTCTTCAATCAGGTAAAAGTATACCTGGAACTGGTCAAGTTTTCCCACACCATTTTTGCCCTGCCTTTTGCCTTCATGGGAGCATTGCTGGCCGCAGGGGGAATACCAACCGCAGGACAGCTATTCTGGATTCTGATTGCCATGGTCGGCGCCCGCACCGGAGCCATGGGCTGCAATCGACTACTGGATTACAAGGTTGATTCTTTAAACCCCCGGACAAAAGATCGCCCTTTACCCGCGGGTCAGATTAGTCTGTGGCAGGTATTCCTGTTGATCCTCATCAGCTACGGATTATTTGTTTTTGCCGCCAGCCGGCTCAATCATATCTGTTTCATTCTCAGCCCCTACGTGATCATCATTCTATCCTTCTACTCATTGGCCAAGCGGTTTACCAGCTACACCCACTATATTTTAGGCTTCAGCCTCGGTATGTCCCCCATTGGTGCCTGGCTGGCAGTAAGCGGCAATCTCTCATGGCCTCCGGTCTTCCTTGGTTTAGCCGTTTTGTGCTGGGTCAGCGGTTTTGACCTGCTCTACGCTCTTCAGGATATCGAGTTTGACCGGAAAACCGGCCTGTTTTCTTTGCCGGTTAAACTCGGGATCCCGGCAACTTTAAAACTGGCAAAACGAATGCATCTCATCATGCTGGGACTGCTTTTCCTGGTCTTTTTAGCTTCTCCTTTCCTGGGCTGGTTATACTTATCGGGACTTTTCATTGCTGCCGTTCTTCTTTATTATGAACATGGGCTGATTTCCGCTGACGATCTGT
- the pdxA gene encoding 4-hydroxythreonine-4-phosphate dehydrogenase PdxA — MNKIVSGKTLALTMGDPAGIGPEIIVKSILKLDPEERLDLLVIGDQKRLNMTAEGMACGDEIIFIASREAGSGRSVMKGKIAVPVINPLSVPLPDLPCGDNYPEYGKASFAYLKRAIELAMAGQIAGIVTAPLAKHSLHLAGLEYPGHTEILQEFSGSPEVAMMFWGKQLKVLLATTHIPLVQVAASLTKELLERKIKLLVEFLCQTGSTTVKPVAVAALNPHAGEDGAFGDEENRVIRPALQSCSRLGLPVIGPIPADVLFYQAVQGRYDAVVALYHDQGLIPFKMLHFADGVNVTIGLPFVRTSVDHGTAFDIAGKNIADCSSMIEAIRLASYLISPADSL, encoded by the coding sequence ATGAATAAAATAGTATCCGGGAAAACTTTGGCTTTAACCATGGGTGATCCAGCGGGTATCGGTCCGGAAATAATAGTCAAAAGTATTTTGAAGCTGGATCCTGAAGAGCGACTGGATTTACTGGTGATCGGCGACCAGAAAAGGCTCAATATGACCGCTGAAGGTATGGCTTGTGGGGATGAAATAATTTTTATTGCCAGTCGGGAGGCGGGATCAGGGAGGTCAGTGATGAAGGGGAAAATCGCTGTGCCGGTTATCAATCCATTGTCCGTACCTTTGCCAGATCTGCCTTGTGGCGATAATTACCCCGAGTATGGGAAAGCCTCATTTGCTTATTTGAAGCGGGCCATCGAACTTGCAATGGCTGGACAGATTGCCGGTATTGTTACTGCGCCACTGGCCAAGCACTCATTGCATCTTGCCGGGCTGGAGTATCCCGGCCATACGGAGATATTGCAGGAATTTTCCGGCAGTCCGGAGGTGGCGATGATGTTTTGGGGAAAACAGCTGAAAGTTTTGCTGGCGACCACCCATATTCCCCTGGTTCAGGTGGCTGCATCCCTGACCAAGGAACTGCTGGAACGAAAAATAAAATTGCTGGTTGAATTTTTGTGTCAGACAGGTTCCACCACCGTCAAGCCGGTTGCGGTGGCGGCACTGAATCCCCACGCGGGAGAAGACGGTGCTTTTGGTGATGAGGAAAACCGCGTTATCAGGCCGGCACTGCAATCATGTTCCCGCCTGGGCCTGCCGGTGATCGGTCCTATTCCCGCTGATGTCCTGTTTTATCAGGCCGTGCAGGGGCGTTATGACGCGGTAGTTGCTTTATATCATGATCAAGGTCTTATCCCCTTTAAAATGCTTCATTTTGCCGATGGGGTGAATGTTACCATTGGGCTGCCTTTTGTCAGGACTTCCGTGGACCATGGCACCGCGTTTGATATTGCCGGGAAGAATATTGCCGACTGCTCCAGTATGATAGAGGCAATCAGACTGGCATCTTATTTGATCTCCCCAGCAGACAGCCTTTAG
- a CDS encoding TRAP transporter large permease translates to MSPCTIGLIGIAALILLLFARIPVGFAMAIVGFTGFMQLVNLDAALSLLARDVYSTFSSYSLTVIPLFIFMGQVSFHAGISRRLYDTAYAFIGHRHGGLAMATVGACTAFGAICGSSPATAATMGTVALPEMKRYNYSMELAAGAVASGGSLGMLIPPSVVFIVYGIMTEQSIGKLFMAGILPGLLIAGLFCLAITLSCRRNPELGPPGPATSWRNRLQSLKGTGETLLIFGLVMGGLFVGFFTPTEAGAIGALCSIGIALMGRNLTFEKLKISLFETTRTACMVMIIVTGAVIFGHFLAVTRIPYDLAGWVVGLPLPRFFIMMVIIAVYLIGGCFIDALALILLTVPIFYPVILALNYDPIWFGVIIVLVTQMGVISPPVGINVYVVKGVAPEIPLATIFRGVIPFLIALVIGTILLIAIPQISLFLPGLMN, encoded by the coding sequence ATGAGCCCCTGCACCATTGGCCTGATTGGCATTGCCGCTTTGATCCTGCTCCTTTTTGCCCGGATTCCGGTCGGCTTTGCCATGGCAATAGTCGGCTTTACCGGTTTCATGCAGCTGGTCAACCTTGACGCGGCTCTCTCCCTGTTGGCCCGGGATGTTTATTCTACTTTCAGTTCTTACAGTCTGACGGTTATACCACTCTTTATTTTTATGGGTCAGGTTTCCTTCCATGCCGGCATCAGCCGGCGTCTCTACGATACCGCCTACGCTTTTATCGGCCACCGACACGGCGGACTGGCGATGGCAACAGTTGGGGCCTGCACCGCCTTTGGCGCCATCTGCGGCTCATCTCCGGCAACGGCCGCAACCATGGGCACAGTCGCCCTGCCGGAGATGAAACGCTATAACTATTCCATGGAACTGGCCGCCGGCGCCGTCGCTTCCGGCGGCAGTCTTGGCATGTTGATCCCGCCAAGTGTAGTATTTATAGTCTATGGTATTATGACCGAACAATCAATCGGCAAGCTTTTTATGGCCGGCATCCTTCCGGGGCTGTTGATCGCCGGCCTCTTCTGCCTGGCAATCACCTTATCCTGTCGCCGCAATCCTGAGCTTGGTCCTCCCGGACCAGCAACAAGCTGGCGGAACAGATTACAATCCCTCAAAGGAACCGGTGAAACACTGCTTATCTTCGGTCTGGTTATGGGCGGCCTCTTTGTCGGCTTTTTCACCCCTACCGAGGCGGGGGCAATCGGTGCCTTATGCAGTATCGGCATCGCGCTTATGGGCCGCAACTTGACCTTTGAAAAGTTGAAAATCTCGCTTTTTGAAACCACCCGCACCGCCTGCATGGTCATGATCATCGTTACCGGGGCCGTCATTTTTGGCCATTTCCTGGCCGTAACTCGAATCCCCTACGACCTGGCAGGCTGGGTCGTAGGTCTGCCATTGCCCCGTTTTTTCATCATGATGGTCATAATCGCGGTCTATCTGATCGGTGGCTGCTTCATCGATGCTTTGGCTCTGATCCTTTTGACCGTCCCCATTTTTTACCCGGTCATCCTGGCCCTCAATTACGACCCGATCTGGTTTGGGGTCATCATTGTTCTAGTCACCCAGATGGGGGTCATTTCGCCTCCGGTCGGTATCAATGTCTATGTCGTCAAGGGAGTTGCTCCCGAAATCCCGCTAGCCACCATCTTCAGAGGGGTTATCCCTTTTCTTATCGCTTTAGTTATCGGCACCATTCTTTTAATTGCCATTCCACAAATTTCGCTCTTTCTGCCCGGACTGATGAATTAA
- a CDS encoding TRAP transporter small permease, with the protein MNYFSAICVMAMMLLTCADVVLRLFKHPILGTYELVGLFGALTIALAIPATTLNKGHVAVEFLVEKLPPSARKICTIITTLLSIFLFALIAWQSFLYADILRSTGEVTLSLQMPFYPVVYVISAAALLVCVVLFLELATPWQKAT; encoded by the coding sequence ATGAATTACTTCTCAGCCATCTGCGTCATGGCAATGATGCTGCTGACTTGTGCTGATGTTGTATTACGGCTCTTCAAACATCCTATTCTCGGCACTTATGAACTCGTCGGACTTTTCGGGGCTTTGACTATCGCTCTGGCAATCCCGGCCACCACTTTGAACAAGGGTCATGTAGCGGTAGAATTTTTGGTCGAAAAATTGCCGCCCTCAGCCCGGAAGATCTGTACCATTATCACTACCCTGTTGAGCATTTTTCTCTTTGCGTTAATCGCCTGGCAATCTTTCCTCTATGCCGACATACTCAGGTCTACCGGAGAGGTTACCTTAAGCCTGCAAATGCCTTTTTACCCCGTAGTCTACGTCATCTCAGCCGCCGCGCTGTTGGTTTGTGTAGTACTTTTTCTTGAGCTTGCAACCCCCTGGCAGAAGGCAACCTGA
- a CDS encoding TRAP transporter substrate-binding protein, with product MNRKRNFRLHCLLLLMAAAIVFIIPGSSIAKEKKIRLSYSIFFPPTHAQCKAGEAWAKEIEKRSNGQVEITVYPGGTLTKAPQVYDGVVNGISDIGMSCFAYTRGRFPLLEGLDLPVGYPDGKTATKVATAITKEFNPKEVQDTKVLYVHAHGPGVLHTKKKAVQQLADLKGMKIRSTGLSAKIVKTLGALPVAMPQGDTYEALQKGTVDGTIGPIEVLKGWKQGEVIKYSTDIPDIGYTTSMFVVMNKGKWQALPDNLKKIFEDVSAEWIAVQGQAWDDADAAGRAFTLKKGNKIYSLSAAESAKWKAQVKPILDDYVKKTTSKGLPGDKVLTKIQEMLK from the coding sequence ATGAACAGAAAAAGAAACTTCCGTCTTCACTGTCTTCTACTGCTGATGGCCGCTGCTATCGTCTTCATCATTCCCGGCAGCAGCATCGCCAAAGAAAAAAAGATCCGCCTCTCCTATAGTATCTTCTTTCCCCCCACCCATGCCCAATGCAAAGCCGGAGAGGCCTGGGCCAAAGAAATCGAAAAGAGAAGTAACGGCCAGGTTGAGATTACGGTCTATCCCGGCGGGACTTTAACCAAAGCTCCGCAGGTCTACGATGGCGTCGTTAACGGTATCTCTGATATCGGCATGTCCTGTTTTGCTTATACCCGGGGAAGGTTCCCCCTGCTTGAAGGTCTTGATCTGCCGGTAGGATATCCCGACGGTAAAACCGCCACCAAAGTTGCTACGGCAATCACCAAAGAATTCAACCCTAAAGAGGTGCAAGACACCAAAGTTCTTTATGTTCATGCCCATGGCCCCGGCGTTCTGCACACCAAAAAGAAAGCCGTTCAACAGTTGGCCGACCTTAAAGGAATGAAGATCCGCTCTACCGGACTCAGCGCCAAAATAGTCAAAACTCTCGGCGCCCTGCCGGTCGCCATGCCCCAGGGTGACACCTATGAAGCGCTGCAGAAAGGCACAGTTGACGGAACCATCGGACCAATCGAGGTTCTCAAAGGCTGGAAACAAGGCGAGGTAATCAAATACAGCACCGACATTCCGGATATCGGCTATACAACCTCCATGTTCGTGGTTATGAACAAGGGAAAATGGCAAGCCCTACCTGACAACCTGAAAAAGATTTTTGAAGATGTCAGTGCTGAATGGATTGCGGTTCAAGGCCAGGCCTGGGATGATGCCGATGCCGCCGGTCGCGCCTTCACTCTGAAAAAAGGAAATAAAATATATTCTTTATCCGCGGCTGAAAGCGCCAAATGGAAAGCTCAAGTCAAACCTATACTGGATGACTATGTTAAAAAAACAACCAGTAAAGGTTTGCCGGGAGACAAGGTATTAACCAAAATTCAAGAAATGCTAAAATAA
- a CDS encoding IclR family transcriptional regulator, translating to MIKREKSNYTIQAVAHALALLEEFSGDTDELGVTELSKRLKLHKNNVFRLLATLEERGYIEQNRVTENYRLGIKSLELGQTFIKQMGVLRQARPIMERLSRELRENAYVGVICNRNVVYLDVVESDQSVRVVSRVGSQLPVWCSAIGKGQIADISQGELDKILPLARDWQECTKNSIKNKEELLKELETVRELGYAVDNEEYDLDVKCVGAPIRDYTKRVVAGISVSGPSFRLSAERVADEVGPAVKKAAADISRRLGYEVALNVSGESLE from the coding sequence ATGATTAAGCGGGAAAAATCGAATTATACCATTCAGGCGGTAGCCCATGCCTTGGCATTGCTGGAGGAATTCAGTGGCGATACTGATGAGCTGGGAGTAACTGAGCTCAGCAAGCGTTTAAAATTGCACAAGAATAATGTTTTTCGGCTGCTGGCAACTCTGGAAGAGCGGGGATATATTGAGCAGAATCGGGTGACGGAAAATTATCGCCTCGGCATTAAAAGTCTGGAGCTTGGCCAGACATTTATAAAACAGATGGGGGTTTTGCGTCAGGCTCGTCCAATCATGGAACGGTTAAGTCGGGAGTTGCGTGAAAATGCCTATGTGGGGGTAATTTGCAATCGAAATGTTGTCTATCTGGATGTGGTTGAATCCGATCAGTCGGTGCGGGTTGTCTCCCGCGTTGGATCACAGCTGCCGGTTTGGTGCTCAGCTATCGGTAAGGGTCAGATTGCTGATATTAGTCAGGGTGAGCTGGATAAAATTCTGCCACTGGCGCGGGATTGGCAAGAATGTACGAAAAATTCTATTAAAAATAAGGAAGAGTTGCTGAAAGAGCTTGAAACGGTACGTGAATTGGGATATGCGGTTGATAATGAGGAATACGACCTGGATGTAAAGTGTGTTGGTGCCCCAATCCGTGATTATACCAAAAGGGTGGTGGCCGGTATCAGCGTTTCAGGTCCATCCTTCCGTTTGTCAGCGGAGCGGGTTGCCGATGAAGTCGGTCCGGCGGTAAAAAAAGCGGCGGCTGATATATCCCGGCGTCTTGGTTATGAAGTGGCATTGAATGTTTCCGGAGAATCACTGGAGTAA
- the hemW gene encoding radical SAM family heme chaperone HemW, with amino-acid sequence MFPENHWSNFSASGFSLYLHIPFCLSRCRYCAFYSTVTAPVPEDLYLGALLNQFNARVTDWHGRQLKTIYMGGGTPSLLSPSFYAKFLNRLSSHFHFLPDIEISIEANPATLSEEKIRGYQSLGINRFSLGVQTFADWGLKLLGRHHSSVDIVDTVKMMNRCGVKNLSIDLIYAYPGQTLAGLRSDLESAIRLGPAHISAYCLAIELGTPLAKAVKNKVLPRPSEDVQSRFMEETANFLEDFGYCQYETANFSRPGFQSRHNLAYWELQDYWGLGAGAWSSRRLEKNKLCWATRYMDEPEVGGYLHRFGDQVENPGQVVPAEIDTISYETSFVERMIMGLRLVAGVDLTAVTAEYDCNLVNRVLARLEVAMGEGLVERLNGQLRLTARGRLLADEVALEILD; translated from the coding sequence ATGTTTCCGGAGAATCACTGGAGTAATTTTTCGGCTTCCGGGTTTTCCCTTTATCTGCATATTCCCTTCTGTCTTTCCAGGTGCCGCTATTGTGCCTTCTATTCCACTGTTACCGCTCCAGTTCCTGAAGACCTCTATCTTGGGGCCTTATTAAACCAGTTCAATGCCAGGGTTACCGATTGGCACGGGCGTCAGCTTAAAACTATTTATATGGGAGGTGGCACACCATCTCTCTTGTCGCCATCATTCTACGCAAAATTTCTTAATCGTTTGTCTTCACATTTTCATTTCCTGCCGGACATTGAAATCAGCATTGAGGCCAATCCAGCGACCCTGAGCGAAGAAAAAATCAGGGGGTATCAATCACTGGGCATAAACCGGTTCAGCCTGGGTGTTCAGACCTTTGCCGATTGGGGCTTGAAATTACTGGGACGTCATCATTCCAGTGTTGATATAGTGGATACAGTTAAAATGATGAATCGTTGCGGGGTGAAAAATCTCAGCATTGATTTGATTTATGCCTATCCCGGGCAAACCCTTGCCGGGCTTCGCAGCGATCTGGAATCGGCTATTCGCCTGGGACCGGCACATATCTCCGCTTATTGTCTGGCCATCGAATTGGGTACGCCGCTGGCGAAAGCGGTGAAAAATAAAGTGTTACCACGGCCATCGGAAGATGTTCAGTCCCGGTTTATGGAGGAAACAGCCAATTTTCTTGAGGATTTTGGATACTGTCAGTATGAAACAGCCAATTTTTCCCGGCCCGGTTTCCAGTCTCGGCACAATCTGGCTTACTGGGAATTGCAGGATTACTGGGGTCTGGGCGCTGGTGCCTGGTCCTCAAGAAGGTTGGAGAAAAATAAATTATGTTGGGCCACCAGATATATGGATGAGCCTGAGGTGGGAGGCTATTTACATCGTTTTGGCGACCAGGTTGAAAACCCAGGCCAGGTTGTTCCGGCTGAGATTGATACCATATCCTACGAAACCTCTTTTGTCGAACGAATGATTATGGGGTTAAGACTTGTTGCCGGGGTTGATCTGACCGCTGTGACCGCTGAATATGATTGTAATTTGGTCAATCGTGTTTTAGCCCGGCTGGAGGTGGCAATGGGTGAAGGATTAGTGGAGCGGTTAAATGGCCAGCTGCGATTGACCGCTCGAGGTCGTCTGCTGGCGGATGAAGTGGCATTGGAGATACTTGATTGA
- the cobO gene encoding cob(I)yrinic acid a,c-diamide adenosyltransferase codes for MDKNKRQGLIIVHTGHGKGKTTAALGTAFRAAGQGFKIIIIQFIKGSWKYGELEAAKKFANLTITPMGKGFLKLGAAEPEAADCELAENTWKACEQAILSGDYDLVICDEVNYALSYKLLPVQRVVETLNNKPSHVHVILTGRDALPEIIELADLVTEMKEIKHPYKMGISAQRGIEF; via the coding sequence ATGGATAAAAATAAAAGACAGGGACTGATCATTGTCCATACCGGTCACGGCAAGGGAAAAACAACCGCAGCTCTGGGGACTGCTTTTCGGGCTGCCGGCCAGGGTTTTAAAATCATTATCATTCAATTTATCAAGGGTTCATGGAAATATGGTGAACTGGAAGCAGCAAAAAAATTTGCTAATTTGACTATTACCCCGATGGGTAAGGGTTTTCTTAAATTGGGGGCGGCTGAACCAGAAGCTGCCGACTGTGAGTTGGCGGAAAATACCTGGAAAGCTTGTGAACAGGCGATTTTATCCGGTGACTATGATCTGGTTATCTGTGATGAAGTGAATTATGCCCTTTCCTATAAATTGTTGCCTGTTCAGCGGGTGGTTGAAACCCTCAACAATAAACCGTCCCATGTTCATGTTATCTTGACCGGTCGTGATGCCCTGCCGGAAATTATTGAGCTGGCGGATCTGGTAACCGAAATGAAAGAGATTAAACATCCCTATAAAATGGGAATTTCAGCCCAGCGCGGCATTGAATTCTGA